The following proteins come from a genomic window of Chlamydiales bacterium:
- a CDS encoding thiamine pyrophosphate-dependent enzyme, with product MKKPSYFSSDFKDNEINLETIKRIGKKQVLEALYLMVLIRHFEIRGESAYQQGLIGGFYHAYSGQEAIQTAAVQVFGKENWYVTSYRCHALPLLLGVTPHELMAELYGRLTGNAKGRGGSMHFYTNRMLGGAAIVGGHLPIAIGAAFSIKYQNKNNELSVCFLGEGAVAQGAFHESLNLASLWDLPVIFIIENNQWGMGTHASRALCCSEAIAEKQGPSYNINSYKLNGMNYFDCYQGFRSIYQECLKTGRPVLIECLCERLKGHSISDPGLYRTKTDLEAIKKKDPIVFLKNHLKKCDLLTEEEFEILNKKAKDTILESMTYAENSPWPSPAGLEQDVYAP from the coding sequence ATGAAGAAACCCTCTTACTTCTCAAGTGACTTTAAAGATAATGAAATAAATCTTGAAACAATCAAGCGAATCGGTAAAAAACAAGTTTTAGAAGCGCTATATCTGATGGTTTTGATTCGCCATTTTGAAATCCGTGGTGAATCAGCTTACCAGCAAGGGTTAATAGGAGGATTTTATCACGCATATTCCGGTCAAGAGGCAATTCAAACTGCTGCTGTTCAAGTATTTGGAAAAGAAAACTGGTATGTAACTTCTTATCGTTGTCATGCTCTTCCCCTTCTCTTAGGTGTGACACCTCATGAACTAATGGCAGAATTATACGGTCGCTTGACAGGTAATGCTAAAGGAAGAGGTGGTTCAATGCATTTCTATACGAATCGCATGTTAGGGGGTGCGGCAATTGTTGGAGGTCATCTTCCAATTGCTATTGGTGCCGCTTTTTCTATCAAATATCAAAATAAGAACAATGAGCTTTCTGTCTGTTTTTTAGGTGAAGGAGCTGTTGCGCAAGGAGCTTTTCATGAATCACTGAATCTCGCATCTCTATGGGATTTACCTGTGATTTTTATTATTGAAAATAATCAATGGGGAATGGGAACACATGCATCTCGTGCACTTTGTTGTTCAGAAGCAATTGCTGAGAAACAGGGTCCAAGCTATAACATAAATAGCTACAAGTTAAATGGAATGAATTATTTTGATTGTTATCAGGGATTTAGATCTATCTACCAAGAATGTTTAAAAACAGGTCGTCCAGTTTTAATTGAATGTCTCTGCGAAAGATTAAAAGGTCATTCGATATCCGATCCAGGTCTTTATCGTACAAAAACAGATTTAGAGGCAATTAAGAAAAAAGATCCTATTGTTTTTCTAAAAAACCATCTGAAAAAATGCGACCTACTCACTGAAGAAGAGTTTGAAATTTTAAATAAAAAAGCCAAAGACACTATTCTTGAATCGATGACTTATGCTGAGAATAGCCCTTGGCCCTCTCCAGCCGGCCTTGAACAGGATGTCTATGCTCCATAA